One region of Miscanthus floridulus cultivar M001 chromosome 19, ASM1932011v1, whole genome shotgun sequence genomic DNA includes:
- the LOC136528808 gene encoding uncharacterized protein, with amino-acid sequence MARWCGSSTSAERVGELGSSGAAAATTGQEAGRQAKWSGGVGLRVRARTALKAGRGWSEQAPPLAAGVRAPRGGRAGGEGGLRAGAAAAWAWAGEAQLARAKRAAGGDAGQAGFGRGPGS; translated from the coding sequence atggcgcggtggtgcgggagctcgacgtCGGCGGAGCGCGTCGGCGAGCTCGGTAGCTCGGGCGCGGCTGCTGCTACTACGGGGCAAGAGGCAGGGAGGCAGGCGAAGTGGAGTGGCGGAGTGGGGTTGCGTGTGCGTGCTCGGACCGCTTTGAAGGCCGGGCGCGGCTGGTCGGAGCAGGCACCGCCCCTCGCCGCCGGTGTACGGGCGCCGCGTGGCGGCCGGGCAGGCGGGGAAGGCGGGCTACGCGCGGGAGCGGccgcggcgtgggcctgggccggtgAAGCGCAGCTGGCCAGGGCGAAACGCGCGGCAGGCGGGGACgcgggccaggccggcttcggccgtgggcctgGAAGCtga